Sequence from the Xylanibacillus composti genome:
GGGCTCGCTTGCTGCCCTCATCATAAGTTCTATGTTTTATATTAGACGAAATTCCCGGCAGAAACAAGAGGAGCTTGCAGTTTGTCCCTTACGCAAAAATACCGGCTTATTCTCAAGCAGAGAACAAGCCGGCCTTTGGTTCCAAGCGATTGCCTATTCAGCTACTTTGACGTTGAGCTGATGCTTGGCAAACACTTCCTTCATGGCTGCTTTCGCTTCTTCGGCATCAGGGCCATGCACATGCAGTTCATAGGAATGCGTGTTCAAGAGCGTTGTGAACAGACCCAGTATGCTTTTGACATCAATATATTTGTTTTCGAATTGAAGAACGATAGATGACGAGAACTTATTCGCCGTTTGCGAAATTTCAACAATAGCCGCATTTTTGTTGGACATAGGCCGATCCCTCCAATTGATTGATATGATCTTCGTATGTGCTATCCTCATCATACCTTGGAAATCTCGGGAAGCGCAAGCGAGAAATTGCACAAATTCATTTGGCATTTGTCACAAGCGTCTACTTCAGGTTCTCCGGGTTCAGCGGCTCAAGCTCTGGAACTACGAATCGCCCGTCCTTTCGAATCAGCAAGTCGTCAAAGTATATGTCCCCGCCCCCGTAGTCCGGGCGCTGAATCAAGACCAGATCCCAATGAATAGAGGATCGATTGCCGTTGTCAGCTTCTTCGTACGCTTGACCCGGCGTAAAATGAAGGCTGCCATCAATCTTCTCATCAAACAGAATGTCTTTCATCGGATGCTGAATAAAGGGGTTGATGCCCAGGCTGAATTCGCCTATGTAGCGAGCACCCTCATCGGTATCCAGAATGTCCAGCAGGCGCTCCGTCTCGTTGCAAGCGGCATCAACAATCCTTCCGTTTTCAAAACGGAAATAAATATTCTCAAACGTCGTTCCGCTGTAAATGGACGGCACATTAAAAGTGATCTCGCCGTTGACAGAGTCGCGAACAGGCGCGGTAAAGACCTCGCCATCCGGGATATTCAGCTTCCCATCGCACTTCACGGCAGGAATGCCTTTGATAGAAAAGGTCAAATCGGTATTCGGCGCCACCAAACGGACGCGATCCGTCTTTTCCATATAGGCGGCAAGCGCGTCCATCGCCTCTGACATTTTCCGATAGTCCAGGTTGCACACGTTGAAATAGAAATCCTCGAAAGCTTCTGTGCTCATATTCGCGAGCTGTGCCATCGAAGCATTCGGATATCGCATCACGACCCATTTGGTATGCTTGACTCTGCGTTCGGAATGAATCGGCCGCTTATACAGCATATCAAACAATCTCGATTTCTCGCCGGGAACATCGGACAATTCGTTGACATTATGGCCAGAGCGGATGCCGACGTACGCATCCATCATCTCCATCCGCTTGAGATCATATTCGGCCCACAGTTTGATCTGATCCTCGCTCGCCTGGCGAAGCAAGCGTCTGGTTACGCGCTTGTCCTCCAATTCGACGAACGGCATGCCTCCTTTCGCGTAGACGGCATCGATCAGACACAAAAGCAGCTCCCTTTCCTCCCCGATCATATCAATCAGCACTTTATCTCCAGCTTGAACATCTATGGAATAATCGACTAAATTTTGTGCCAGCTGGACAAACCGCGGATCACGCATCATGAATTCCTCCTTCGTTGCTGTCAGCTTCCATCGGCCGCAGCCTCGGGCACTAGCTGCTTGCTATCCGGCTGCAGCATATATCGGCTTCTTATCGTCTCCTGCATATTCTTTCCATCGCTAGTATAATGCAAGCGGGCCTCTACTTCAACCTGTTCCGGCAGGCCAGTGTCCCTGCGGATCGACATCGTATAGACCGCTTCCACTTCCGCCTCTTGCCACAGCGCCTCAATCAACTCCCTTTCCTCCGTTAATGGGCGACGTTCCCCACCCTGTGCCGCAGCCTGGTCCGCAAGAGCATCGAATTGGCGCAGCATTCTGGTGCGCATCGCGTCCGTGTACTCGGATCTGTTCATGGAAATATCGACGACGACATGATCCCCGTTGCCGGCTTGGCTGCTGAATGAGGCGCTTTCCATCATATCAGCGACATCTTCCAGCGGTACGACGGGCTGCCATACGCTCTCGGAATCGGCCGCTGCCCATGCCTCATGCTTATAGACCAGTTCGCCTCCTCGCGAGCCTTCCCACTGCCCGCTGTATTGCAATCCCTTTGAACCTTGCAGCGCGTCCAGCGCCGCTGCTGCCCATTCCTCGGCCGAGCGTTCTTCCTCCGGGACGCATGAAGCAAGCAGCAGTGTCAAGAGAAGAATGGAACACAACGCACCGCGCTGGCGTAACATGAACACAAAAAAACTCCCCCTTCCGCGAATACGATGTTATCGTATCCAGCATAGGCGAAGTTATACAGGCCTCCTGGCGCAAATTAGCCGAGCTTGATTTGGTTGCGTCCCGCATGCTTGGCCTCGTACAACGCCATGTCCGCCCGGTAAAACAAGCTCTCTACACTAACTTTTTCGTCCTCCCAGTTCCATTCGGACAAGCCGCACGAAATCGAAACCTTCGGATCTGTTTCTTCGTAGACACGCGAGCGAATGCGATCGGCTACTTGGGCCGCCTGATGCATCTTGGCTTGCGGCAGGTAGATGGCGATTTCTTCTCCGCCCCATCTGGCCGCAATATCCGAATCCCGGATGCAGGATCGAATAATCTGACTCACTTGTATCAGAATTTTATCCCCGACCTGATGACCGTATGTGTCGTTTATTTGCTTGAAGTGGTCGATATCAACGACTATGAGGCTCCCGCAGAAATCTTTCTTCTGCATGAAGTTGATTTGTTCATCTAGATAATGTCGGGCATATAAGCCAGTAAGGCGATCTGTAATGACCATTCGGCGCACTTCGGCGTGCAAGGAGGCATTGACCATGGCCAGTCCGATATGACCGGAGAGCACTTGCAGCAGCTTGAAGTTATCGTAGGAGAAATAATTCGGCTCCCGATGAGCGACCAGCACAACACCTATCACTTCCGAGCTGGCGATAATCGGCGAAGCCATCAAGGAGCGGGCTCCCGTTAAATCCATAAAGCGCGACGGTTTGCGGGGATCATGACGGTAATCCGAGACGATAAGAGGTTCTTTCGTCGATGTAACGGATCCGGCGAAACCATAATCAGGCGGGAAATGCTCATTGATCAATTTCGTTTCATTGCTGGCTTTGACAATCATGGTTCTCTGCTCAGGATCGACCTGCAGGATGCAGACCGAGTCCGCCTTGAAAATATCGATCAGCTCATGAGAAGCAAAATTGAATATTTCATTCAGCTTCAAGCTTTGATTCAGTCTGCGCGTGATCTCGTTAATCAGCCTTAGCTCACTGATCAGCAGGTTCGATTGCTCGTACAGCTTGGCGTTTTCAAACGCACTCCCCGCCGAGTCGGCAAGCAGCGCAATGAAGCGAACATCCGAGTCATCCAGCCATTCCTGCTTCGCAACAATTTGCAGCACACCGTATATGCCTTGCTTCCCTGCAAGCGGAACGGAAAGCCACTTCACCCGCTTGCCCTGCTCCTCCAGTTGAATCTTGCCTTCCATGAATGCCCGGGTGTTCGCATCGTCGAGAAACGGTCCAAATGTCAAAGGCTTGATGAAATAGGCGTTGCTGTGATAATCCTGCGACAAATAGATGTCAATCTCGGAAGCAGGGTATACCTCTTTCATATTGTCATAAACTTCCTGCAGCACCGCATCGACATCAATCGTTGCGTGAAGCTTCTGCACTGCGCGAAAAAGAACATCTTGTTTGCGCAGCCTCGCAAACCCTTCTTCCCATTCCAGCTTCTCCCGTCGTGCCGCCTCCACTGAACATGCAAGCATAGCGGTCCAAGCCTCCTTCGGAAGCTTGATCGGGGAGTTTGGAACAATCTGTACATACAGCCGACCGATACGGGCCTGATCTGACAATATCAGATCGGTGACATAAACATGCTCGTTCTTGCCCTGGTCTTCTCGAATGGATGCAAGCAGCCGATTTATTTCTTCACGCTCGCTCGCATCAGGCCGCAAGAACATCGCGATGGCATCCTTGGGCCCCCAAGCAACAGGTCGGTGGTCTGCATCCGTCAAAATCGCAATTCCATTGAATGCCATCCCGTACATATGCAGTTGTTCGAGCCATTGCATAAAGCCCCTGCCCAGATAGTCTTGCATAAGGATCCCTCTTTGATTTCGCTAATTTGGATCAGATCAGCTCTATTCTGTGTATGCGTCGTGATGTCTTTATTCTTTAGAGCAGACAAGATAAACACTACTATGCTAGGAAAATAGAAAGCATGTACCAGGCCCGCGGGCTCCCCAGAGTCAACCTTTTGAAAAGAGAAGCCGCAGATTACTGAAAATGGGATTTCAATAATTGGATGGAGAAAAGCCAAAAAATGCTTGGTCTGTGACACTGCAAATTCGAATGAGCCTGTGGCATTTCGTCATGCCATTTGCTATCCTTAATATGCAGTGCAAGATATCTCGGAGCGTGATTTGTATAGTTTGTATAAATAAGATACTAGCCAATCTATATTATAGTACATGTTTTCCCATCATCCTGCATTATCTTTTCGTGAACACGAAAAATGCTTGACATTAAAAAGCAACTAAGATATGAGGAGTTATTCCTTGACATCCCGTGCATGATTCCGTTACAATATGTTGTCGGAACGTATTTTATCCTGTTTATGTTGAGGTCGATCTATTGTTGCACCCTTGAGCGCGGAAGCTGTACGGGCAGCGGCTGAACTTCCCCTGCGGCAGAACCGCTCACAATAGCACCTCTTCCCTATAAATTAAATTTCATACAAAAAGGAGTCAATCGATACATGTCACGTTACACTGGACCTAAATTTAAATTGAGCCGTCGTCTGGGTATTTCCTTGAGCGGCACTGGCAAAGAACTGAAGCGCCCGTTTCCTCCTGGACAGCATGGCGCCAATCAACGCAGAAAGATTAGCGGCTACGGCCAGCAATTGATGGAGAAGCAAAAGCTCCGCCACATGTACGGCCTGAACGAGAAGCAATTCCGCAACTTGTTCTCGAAGGCGCTCAAGATGCAAGGGATCGCCGGTGAAAACTTCATGATCCTGCTGGAAAGCCGTTTGGACAACTTGGTTTACCGTCTTGGCCTGTCCAACTCCCGCGCAGGCGCTCGTCAGCTTGTCGCACATGGCCACATTACGGTTAACGGCAAAAAGGTAGACATTCCTTCCTATGCCGTGTCCGTAGGCGACATGATCGGTCTTCGCGAAAGAAGCCGCAGCCTGACAGTGATCAAGGAAGCGATCGAAGGACGCAATCACCTGCCGGCTTATCTGGAATTCAACGAGCAGGCTATGGAAGGCAAGTATATTCGTCTGCCTGAACGTGCCGAGCTCGCGCAAGAAATCGACGAAAAGCAAATCGTCGAATTTTACAGCCGTTAAGAATGGCTGCTGCAAAAGAAGCCTGTCCCCTCCATATCAAGGGGACAGGCTTCTTTTTAGCTATTATTGGAGCACGATTCGGGCAAATTTGCGTTTGCCTACTTGTACAATATCGCCATCCTTCACCGCGACATCGGCTTGCGGGTCCGATACCTTCTCCTGGTTAATGCGGACAGCTCCTTGCTGAATGCTGCGGCGCGCCTCGCCATTGGAAGCCTGCAAACCCAATTCGACCAGCAAGCGGATCAGCTTAATATTCCCCTCCTCCAACTCAGAAGCTGACAGCGTCCTTTCTTCGATTTCATCAGGCAAAGCTCCCTGTTGAAACACAGTCTTGAAGTGCGCTTCCGCTTGTTCCGCCGCTTCATCACCATGATACATGCGAACGAGCGTGCGGGCCAAGCGCATCTTCACATCCCTTGGATGAGCAGAACCGTCCGCCAGCCCCCGGCGAATGGCGTCCAACTCCGAATTGCTCAAATCCGTAGCCAGCTCGAAGTACTTCACCATCAATTCATCGGGAATGGACATGGATTTGCCATAGATTTCTTGCGGGGGTTCGTTAATCCCGATATAGTTGCCCAAGCTCTTGCTCATCTTCTGCGCGCCGTCGAGCCCTTCCAGCAACGGAAGCATCATGGCCACCTGCGCATCCGTACCGTATTCTCTCTGCAGCGTGCGACCCATCAGCAGATTGAATTTCTGATCCGTACCGCCTAACTCTATGTCACTTTTCAGCGCAACTGAATCATACCCTTGCATCAACGGGTAGAAAAATTCGTGAATGCTGATAGGCTGACCAGACTGATAGCGCTTGGTGAAATCATCTCTTTCCAGCATGCGCGCTACGGTCAATTTGGCAGACAGCTCAACCACCTGGGAGAAGGTCATTGGCGACAACCAGGAAGAATTGAAGTGCACCTCGGTCTTTTCGCTGTCCAATATCTTAAATATTTGCTCCTTGTACGTAGCGGCATTATGTTGGACATCCGCTTCACTCAATTGCTTTCTCGTCTCCGATTTGCCTGTTGGATCGCCAATGCGGCCTGTGAAATCCCCAATAATCAGCTGCACCGTATGACCCAGCTCTTGAAATTGACGCAGCTTGTGCAGGACAACCGTATGCCCGATATGAATGTCCGGAGCTGAAGGGTCAAGGCCGAGCTTCACTCTTAACGGCTCTCCTGTTACGACGGAACGTGCCAATTTGTCGCGAAACTCCTCCTCCGGCACGATCTCAACGACTCCTCGCCGCAGCGTTTCCAACTGATGCTCCACCATTTGCTGCTGTTCCTTGCTCAGCGTATCCCACTTGATTGTTTCCACAGCTATTTCTCCTTTCTTCACTTGCCGAAAGCCTCTGTCAACCTGCTAAGACGGCAGCGCTTCATCACTTAAATCGAAAAATCTCGATACTCCCGCAACTTTCGCGAAGAAAAATCTGTCTATATAGTTGAAAAAAGCAGCGCCAATCCGAGCAGAACGCAAAAAAACAGCCTCATCGTCTCTAGGGACGAGTTGGCTGCTCGCGGTACCACCCTATTGAAAGGCCGAATGCTGCCCGCAGCTTGCGCCGCTGGCACATACATAGACCTAACGCTCGATTTCAGTGATAACGGGATGATGTTGACCCGGGAGAAGACTACTGGGCTGCTGCAGCAGCATGTTCCCCTTCTCCAACTCCAGACGGTAATTCGGCTGCGAAGCCCGTACCGGTTCACACCTGCCACCGGCTCTCTGAGACGCGTGCATTTCGCGCTTACTGGCGTCCTTCCAAGTTGTTTGGCTTTTTTGTTTTATATCCTACAACTTTTATAGCATATTGGCGAAAACAAAGTCAAATTGTGATATAATGTATCCTGTTTATATTAGGGGAGGAACGACTTTTCATGTCAACGCAAAACAACAAACAAAAAACTTCGCGCATCATGAAAAAAGGCCTATGGATGTTCTGGGTGACGCTGAAATGGACACTCGCCTTTCTTATCGTCTGCGGCTTTGGCTTGGGCGGGTTGACTTTCGGCTATTTATCCGCCTTGGTAAAGGATGATCCTGTACGCCCTCATGCTGAGATGCAGGCGAAGATGGAAGAGAATGTGACGACCGGTTTCGTCTATTTCGGGGACGATTCGATGGTCGGCCAGCTTAGGGGAATCGATCGCAGATTGGCTACAATGGATGAGATTCCGTCAATCGTCATTGATGCCTTCCTGGCTACGGAAGACAATGACTTCTACGAACATATCGGAGTGGACTGGAGAGGTACGCTTCGGGCGGTCAAGGAACGGCTGCTGAATGAGGACATCCAAACGGGCGGAAGCACCATAACGCAGCAGGTTGCCCGCAACGTGTTTCTTACGCTGGAAGTGTCTACCGACCGCAAACTGAAGGAAATGCTGTTGGCCATGCGGCTGGAGCGACACTTTTCCAAGCAGCAAATTTTGCTTGCATACTTAAATTTAGTTCCTTTCGGCAACGGATCGAGCGGGTACAATGTGTATGGCATCAAGGCAGCGGCTCAAGGCATTTTCGATATCGATCCTAATCGGCTTAGCGACATGAACATCGCACAAGCGGCTTATTTGGCCGGCCTTCCAAAGAATCCGCCCGAATACTCGGCGTTCGACGGCTACGGTCAATTCAGCGAGCGCGGGTTCAACAATGCCATGAACCGGCAACGAGTCGTTCTCCGGCGCATGCTGGAAGAGAAGAAGATTACCAGCCAGCAGTATGAGGAGGCATTGGCCTTCGATATCCGCGCCTCATTGGCCCAGCCGCGCAAGAAGGCTTACAGCACATATCCGTATTTGATGCAGGAAGTAGAGAAGCGTGCCGCCATTTTGCTGCTCAAGCAGAAGCATCCGGACATGACAGAGGCAGATTTCC
This genomic interval carries:
- a CDS encoding HPr family phosphocarrier protein, with translation MSNKNAAIVEISQTANKFSSSIVLQFENKYIDVKSILGLFTTLLNTHSYELHVHGPDAEEAKAAMKEVFAKHQLNVKVAE
- a CDS encoding aminopeptidase, translating into MRDPRFVQLAQNLVDYSIDVQAGDKVLIDMIGEERELLLCLIDAVYAKGGMPFVELEDKRVTRRLLRQASEDQIKLWAEYDLKRMEMMDAYVGIRSGHNVNELSDVPGEKSRLFDMLYKRPIHSERRVKHTKWVVMRYPNASMAQLANMSTEAFEDFYFNVCNLDYRKMSEAMDALAAYMEKTDRVRLVAPNTDLTFSIKGIPAVKCDGKLNIPDGEVFTAPVRDSVNGEITFNVPSIYSGTTFENIYFRFENGRIVDAACNETERLLDILDTDEGARYIGEFSLGINPFIQHPMKDILFDEKIDGSLHFTPGQAYEEADNGNRSSIHWDLVLIQRPDYGGGDIYFDDLLIRKDGRFVVPELEPLNPENLK
- a CDS encoding diguanylate cyclase domain-containing protein; translation: MQDYLGRGFMQWLEQLHMYGMAFNGIAILTDADHRPVAWGPKDAIAMFLRPDASEREEINRLLASIREDQGKNEHVYVTDLILSDQARIGRLYVQIVPNSPIKLPKEAWTAMLACSVEAARREKLEWEEGFARLRKQDVLFRAVQKLHATIDVDAVLQEVYDNMKEVYPASEIDIYLSQDYHSNAYFIKPLTFGPFLDDANTRAFMEGKIQLEEQGKRVKWLSVPLAGKQGIYGVLQIVAKQEWLDDSDVRFIALLADSAGSAFENAKLYEQSNLLISELRLINEITRRLNQSLKLNEIFNFASHELIDIFKADSVCILQVDPEQRTMIVKASNETKLINEHFPPDYGFAGSVTSTKEPLIVSDYRHDPRKPSRFMDLTGARSLMASPIIASSEVIGVVLVAHREPNYFSYDNFKLLQVLSGHIGLAMVNASLHAEVRRMVITDRLTGLYARHYLDEQINFMQKKDFCGSLIVVDIDHFKQINDTYGHQVGDKILIQVSQIIRSCIRDSDIAARWGGEEIAIYLPQAKMHQAAQVADRIRSRVYEETDPKVSISCGLSEWNWEDEKVSVESLFYRADMALYEAKHAGRNQIKLG
- the rpsD gene encoding 30S ribosomal protein S4 — protein: MSRYTGPKFKLSRRLGISLSGTGKELKRPFPPGQHGANQRRKISGYGQQLMEKQKLRHMYGLNEKQFRNLFSKALKMQGIAGENFMILLESRLDNLVYRLGLSNSRAGARQLVAHGHITVNGKKVDIPSYAVSVGDMIGLRERSRSLTVIKEAIEGRNHLPAYLEFNEQAMEGKYIRLPERAELAQEIDEKQIVEFYSR
- the tyrS gene encoding tyrosine--tRNA ligase; its protein translation is MKWDTLSKEQQQMVEHQLETLRRGVVEIVPEEEFRDKLARSVVTGEPLRVKLGLDPSAPDIHIGHTVVLHKLRQFQELGHTVQLIIGDFTGRIGDPTGKSETRKQLSEADVQHNAATYKEQIFKILDSEKTEVHFNSSWLSPMTFSQVVELSAKLTVARMLERDDFTKRYQSGQPISIHEFFYPLMQGYDSVALKSDIELGGTDQKFNLLMGRTLQREYGTDAQVAMMLPLLEGLDGAQKMSKSLGNYIGINEPPQEIYGKSMSIPDELMVKYFELATDLSNSELDAIRRGLADGSAHPRDVKMRLARTLVRMYHGDEAAEQAEAHFKTVFQQGALPDEIEERTLSASELEEGNIKLIRLLVELGLQASNGEARRSIQQGAVRINQEKVSDPQADVAVKDGDIVQVGKRKFARIVLQ